In Desulfosediminicola ganghwensis, a single window of DNA contains:
- a CDS encoding DUF2237 family protein, with amino-acid sequence MTAHKNVLGVPLETCSLDPLTGFSREGDCKVTEEDIGVHAVCVVVSEEFLSFSKDMGNDLSTPIPMFGFKGLKPGDRWCLCASRWKEALDHGIAPSVDLMATHESALEYVGLEDLLRHSLGKDH; translated from the coding sequence ATGACAGCACATAAGAACGTATTAGGGGTACCGCTCGAAACCTGCAGCCTTGATCCTCTGACAGGCTTTAGCCGAGAGGGAGACTGCAAAGTAACAGAAGAGGATATTGGAGTTCATGCCGTGTGTGTGGTGGTATCAGAGGAGTTTCTCAGCTTTTCAAAGGATATGGGGAATGACCTCAGCACACCGATACCGATGTTCGGTTTTAAAGGATTGAAACCTGGGGATCGCTGGTGCCTTTGTGCCTCGAGGTGGAAAGAAGCCCTTGATCATGGAATCGCCCCATCTGTTGATCTCATGGCGACCCATGAGTCCGCACTTGAGTATGTAGGCCTTGAGGATCTCCTGCGTCACTCTTTAGGCAAAGATCATTAG
- a CDS encoding IS4 family transposase: MPMLPGFHLPKRGRKPHSQQQKFARKITSLRQNSFKQIGEIFGQFIPTKLLKQDPSGKMSRRRLFTKENTFWSFLGQVLDADGGCREAVKKLQSYASNHGLRLPSSSTASYCCARKKLDENLLVEVFQHTAKWSGARRASHSLNDRQVIVVDGTGVTMADTAENQELWPQSSNQKPGCGFPSARICAYFSLQTGTMLSYAIGNKKSNELPLFRKQWSTFEAGDIFLGDKGFCSYFDLAELKKRCVDSVITLARRKPVGRKNCIKEFAPDDLLIEWKKPVYREMVSYSRKTWEDLPDKLVMRQIKVKVTQSGFRTKEFHIVTTLIDQDQYLKDEIAALYLKRWDVELFFRDIKTTMGFDILRCQSPEMIKKEILMYFIAYNCIRRIMLQATQLVDIDIRSISFKGSLQAIRSWEPRLGSSRLSTNERQNMLSDLSFVVARCKVFDRPGRSDPRCLKRRPKPYQLLNKPRSEMVEIQHRSRYEKKA; the protein is encoded by the coding sequence ATGCCAATGTTGCCCGGTTTTCACCTTCCCAAACGAGGTAGAAAACCTCATAGCCAACAACAAAAATTTGCTCGAAAAATCACTTCCCTCAGACAGAACTCTTTTAAACAGATAGGAGAGATTTTTGGGCAATTCATTCCCACGAAATTGCTCAAACAGGATCCTTCGGGAAAGATGAGCAGACGACGTTTGTTTACCAAGGAAAACACTTTTTGGTCCTTCTTAGGCCAAGTCCTTGATGCAGACGGTGGATGTAGAGAAGCTGTAAAAAAGTTGCAATCATATGCATCTAACCACGGCCTTCGGCTTCCATCATCATCTACCGCTTCATATTGCTGTGCACGTAAGAAATTAGATGAAAATCTGCTTGTTGAGGTGTTTCAACATACTGCTAAATGGTCCGGAGCACGACGTGCATCTCATTCATTAAATGATCGCCAGGTAATTGTTGTTGATGGGACAGGTGTTACAATGGCGGATACAGCAGAAAATCAAGAGCTTTGGCCACAGTCATCGAACCAGAAACCAGGATGCGGCTTCCCCTCAGCACGAATATGCGCATACTTTTCATTGCAAACCGGAACAATGCTCAGCTATGCCATCGGTAATAAAAAGAGTAACGAACTTCCATTGTTCCGTAAGCAGTGGTCCACCTTTGAGGCTGGTGATATCTTTCTTGGTGATAAAGGTTTTTGTAGTTACTTCGATTTAGCCGAGCTGAAAAAACGCTGTGTTGATAGTGTGATAACACTTGCTCGTAGAAAACCAGTCGGTAGGAAAAACTGCATTAAAGAATTCGCTCCTGATGATCTACTGATTGAATGGAAAAAACCAGTATACAGGGAAATGGTGTCGTATTCGCGGAAAACCTGGGAGGACCTTCCCGACAAACTCGTTATGAGACAAATCAAAGTAAAGGTGACTCAATCAGGGTTTAGAACAAAAGAATTTCATATTGTTACCACGCTAATCGATCAAGATCAGTACCTGAAAGACGAAATTGCAGCGTTATACCTTAAGCGTTGGGATGTCGAACTTTTCTTTCGTGATATCAAGACAACGATGGGATTTGATATCCTCCGGTGCCAATCGCCTGAAATGATAAAGAAAGAAATTTTAATGTACTTCATAGCGTACAACTGCATCCGGCGCATAATGTTACAAGCGACACAGCTGGTAGACATTGATATCCGGTCTATCAGTTTCAAAGGAAGTCTACAGGCTATTAGAAGTTGGGAACCACGGTTGGGGTCCTCTAGGTTGAGCACAAATGAAAGACAAAACATGCTCTCAGATTTATCCTTTGTCGTGGCTCGTTGCAAAGTTTTCGACAGGCCTGGACGAAGCGATCCGCGGTGTCTTAAGCGAAGACCAAAACCTTATCAGTTACTCAACAAACCTAGAAGTGAAATGGTCGAAATACAGCATCGGAGCAGATATGAAAAAAAGGCTTAA
- a CDS encoding diacylglycerol kinase, whose translation MKNKFSKSDDGGYHPLQKVRVVLSGLKYAVRYDFSVTYKLVLSAIVLSTFFFFRQWIDFLLLAAATTMMLMAELFNSAIEALCDFITTKESHKVKVIKDISAAAAGICIFFWAVILVIESYRILRFLF comes from the coding sequence ATGAAAAATAAATTTTCAAAGAGTGATGATGGTGGCTATCATCCGCTGCAAAAAGTGCGAGTCGTGCTTTCTGGATTGAAATATGCTGTTCGTTATGACTTTAGTGTTACCTACAAACTGGTACTCTCGGCGATTGTCCTCTCCACCTTTTTCTTTTTCCGCCAGTGGATAGATTTTCTCCTTCTTGCTGCAGCAACCACCATGATGCTGATGGCAGAGCTGTTCAACAGCGCCATAGAAGCTCTTTGCGACTTCATCACAACAAAGGAAAGTCATAAGGTCAAAGTGATAAAAGATATTTCAGCTGCCGCCGCCGGGATATGTATTTTTTTCTGGGCGGTGATACTGGTGATAGAAAGTTACCGAATCTTGCGTTTTTTGTTTTAA
- a CDS encoding phosphatase PAP2 family protein: MDIFFKTVTWCGSLIILLPVAAVLGLLVVQRNGIVDVFLIIGGLCGSSFLSHSLKLFFARPRPPAEGLLVDMPSDFSFPSAHTAQIFAFTIACGITFSKQMPAHMVLPLWLALITLAVIVGYSRIYLQVHYVSDVIAGGLLGIGWLFILHRILIFFEA, translated from the coding sequence ATGGATATCTTTTTCAAAACCGTGACCTGGTGTGGTTCCCTGATCATTCTCCTGCCGGTTGCTGCAGTACTCGGCCTGCTTGTCGTGCAAAGAAACGGTATTGTTGATGTATTCCTCATTATTGGGGGGCTTTGCGGCAGCTCTTTCCTCTCCCATTCGCTCAAACTTTTTTTTGCCAGGCCACGCCCCCCGGCGGAAGGGCTTCTGGTCGATATGCCCTCGGATTTCTCTTTCCCAAGCGCCCACACTGCCCAGATTTTCGCCTTTACCATTGCCTGTGGGATCACCTTCAGTAAGCAGATGCCTGCCCATATGGTGTTGCCACTTTGGCTGGCCCTAATCACTCTTGCTGTTATTGTTGGGTATTCGAGGATTTATCTCCAGGTTCATTATGTGTCGGATGTTATTGCTGGAGGCCTGTTGGGCATCGGCTGGCTATTTATTTTGCACCGGATCTTGATCTTCTTTGAGGCATAA
- a CDS encoding FAD-dependent oxidoreductase: MNQNLYQFLEVDRVDPPKHRIDKCRETFDEIYQKFRNTQLKMQADRCIECGNPYCQWKCPVHNFIPEWLKLANEGRIMEAAELCHQTNSLPEVCGRVCPQDRLCEGACTLNPDFGAVTIGAIEKHIVDTAFAAGWRPDLSKVKKHDLKVAVVGAGPAGLACADVLVRNGVAPVVFDRNPEIGGLLTFGIPPFKLDKEVMRLRREIFTEMGIEFRLAVEIGKDVEFEQLLGDYDAVFVGIGTYTDIRGGFSGEDVDGVYAALPYLIASTDRLLGISRPEHPYTDFAGQRVVVLGGGDTAMDCVRTAVRQGASSVVCAYRRDERNMPGSAREVQNARDEGVEFKWNLQPLSIQAGSNGRVCGVEVITTRLGEADEQGRRRPEPVNGTQQVLPADAVIMAFGYRPSPPPWLEDQGVSLSDYRLIIAPEHGDYPFQTNNPKVFAGGDAVRGSDLAVTAIYEGRCAAEGIMAWLGLPV, translated from the coding sequence ATGAACCAGAATCTGTATCAGTTTCTTGAGGTGGACCGGGTTGACCCGCCCAAACACAGAATAGATAAGTGCCGGGAGACGTTTGATGAGATCTATCAAAAGTTTCGTAATACCCAGCTGAAAATGCAGGCTGATCGCTGTATCGAGTGCGGTAATCCCTACTGCCAATGGAAGTGCCCTGTGCACAATTTTATCCCCGAGTGGCTCAAGCTGGCCAACGAGGGACGCATTATGGAGGCAGCAGAGCTCTGCCATCAGACCAACAGCCTGCCTGAGGTCTGTGGCAGGGTCTGCCCCCAGGACCGGTTGTGCGAAGGTGCCTGTACCCTGAATCCTGATTTCGGGGCGGTGACTATCGGCGCGATCGAGAAACATATTGTCGATACAGCATTCGCCGCGGGTTGGAGGCCGGATCTCAGCAAGGTGAAAAAACATGACCTGAAGGTCGCGGTGGTGGGGGCTGGTCCTGCGGGTTTGGCCTGCGCCGATGTCCTGGTCAGAAACGGTGTCGCGCCAGTGGTCTTCGACCGTAATCCTGAAATCGGCGGACTCCTCACCTTTGGTATCCCTCCCTTCAAGCTCGATAAGGAGGTGATGCGGCTACGTCGCGAGATATTCACCGAAATGGGTATTGAATTCAGGCTCGCGGTTGAGATCGGTAAAGATGTGGAGTTTGAGCAGCTGCTGGGCGATTATGATGCAGTCTTTGTCGGGATCGGCACCTATACTGATATCCGAGGTGGCTTTTCGGGTGAGGATGTCGATGGGGTGTATGCGGCCCTCCCCTACCTTATCGCCTCCACGGACCGGTTGCTGGGGATTTCGCGGCCTGAACACCCATACACGGATTTTGCCGGGCAGCGGGTCGTGGTGCTTGGCGGCGGTGACACAGCCATGGATTGCGTGCGAACTGCCGTCAGGCAGGGGGCGAGTTCGGTGGTATGCGCCTATAGGCGGGACGAGCGCAACATGCCCGGCTCGGCCCGGGAAGTGCAAAATGCGCGGGATGAAGGGGTGGAATTTAAGTGGAATCTGCAGCCGCTTAGCATCCAGGCCGGGAGCAATGGCCGGGTATGCGGAGTTGAGGTGATCACCACCAGGCTCGGCGAGGCGGATGAGCAGGGCAGACGAAGACCGGAACCGGTCAACGGAACCCAGCAGGTGCTGCCGGCAGATGCGGTCATTATGGCTTTTGGCTACCGGCCTTCCCCACCGCCATGGCTCGAAGACCAGGGTGTGTCGCTGAGCGATTATCGGCTCATTATTGCGCCGGAGCACGGTGACTATCCTTTCCAAACCAACAATCCCAAGGTTTTTGCAGGTGGTGATGCCGTGCGTGGCTCAGATTTGGCGGTTACAGCCATCTACGAGGGACGATGTGCTGCTGAAGGGATAATGGCCTGGCTTGGACTGCCAGTCTGA
- the gltB gene encoding glutamate synthase large subunit, whose product MAIYDRDQPKDSCGFGLIAHMEGEPSHRIIRTGIHSLARMAHRGGIAADGRTGDGCGLLLQKPDSFFKAVAAENNWQLGNRYGVGMLFLSQDPAAASHAQQVLDVELARETLTVVGWREVPVDPEVLGRLAVETMPRIVQVIINAPFAWGATDLERRLYMVRRRVEKLLADDPSFYVVSLSNLVVVYKGLCRPVDLAKFFPDLADLRMQSSICLFHQRFSTNTLPRWELAQPFRFLAHNGEINTITGNRQWARARSYKFRSPLLPDLQEAAPFVNEYGSDSSALDNMLELFLAGGMGLFRAFRLLIPPAWQNHPDMDEDLRAFYDFNSMHMEPWDGPAGIVMSDGRFAACGLDRNGLRPARYVVTRDKLITLASEVGIWDYDPDEVVEKGRVGPGELFVIDTHTGRRWTSWDIDRELKSQHPYKKWLTACCARLTAGIEEQLEDLVEPEELLAFQKIFGYSREEIEQVIRVLGETAKEAMASMGDDTPMAVLSSRDRSLYDYFRQKFAQVTNPPIDPLRESHVMSLTTCVGREQNVFNETRGHAHRVQFDSPILTDISYRQLLGLEEEYYRHEVIDLNYSEDTSLELALHELCDRVLASARNGIVLIVLSDRECREGTLPIPAAMAVGAVQQALIENHLRCDTNIIVDTGSVRDPHQFAVLLGYGATAIHPWLAFATLKSLSTTGVIALDHSEVIDNYLRGINTGLLKIISKMGISTIASYRSSQLFEAVGLGESVVDFCFRGTASRIGGANFIDFHKEQLARSRYGWLAPHRPLPPGGLVKYVYGGEYHAFNPDVVHTLQRAVRSGDYGEYRSYCKLVNSRPISSLRDLLQVEGGAGAIALDEVEPEENFFPRFDSAAMSIGALSREAHEALAIAMNRLGGFSNSGEGGEDPGRFGTERMSRIKQVASGRFGVTPHYLVNADVIQIKMAQGAKPGEGGQLPGHKVTEQIAGLRYSIPGVTLISPPPHHDIYSIEDLAQLIFDLKQVNPDALVSVKLVSEPGVGTIATGVAKAYADLITISGYDGGTGASPLTSVKYAGSPWEIGLAETQQALVENGLRHKVRLQVDGGLKSGLDIVKAAVLGAESFGFGTAPLIALGCKYLRICHLNNCATGVATQDETLRREYFSGLPEMVMHYFRFLVRETREIMAELGISRLVDLIGRTDLLRELDGQTPKQRRITLVDIITPPSGSKGVALYNSELNIPDDPGNLNLRLAEEHEEAVLEQRGGRGRYQIRNTDRSVGARLSGLIAMHHGNIGMEHAALKLTFTGTAGQSFGAWNAGGLNMVLNGDANDYVGKGMAGGKLVIRPPVGVAYASNEASIIGNTCLYGATGGRLYAAGRAGERFAVRNSGARAVVEGIGDNGCEYMTGGVVTILGSTGVNFGAGMTGGFAYVLDQDGRFSGRTNLELVEVLELTEHEILLEHLRGIISHHQRETASLKAEEILSDFDKFAPLFRLVKPKTSNLETLLGHRGTSPVEMLANTH is encoded by the coding sequence ATGGCAATCTATGACCGTGACCAGCCAAAAGACAGTTGCGGGTTCGGACTGATCGCCCACATGGAAGGAGAGCCGAGTCACCGGATCATAAGAACCGGGATTCATTCGCTTGCCAGAATGGCACATCGCGGCGGGATCGCCGCTGACGGCAGAACCGGAGACGGCTGCGGGCTGTTGCTGCAGAAACCGGATTCGTTTTTCAAGGCGGTGGCCGCAGAGAACAACTGGCAACTGGGCAACCGATATGGGGTCGGCATGCTGTTTCTGAGCCAGGACCCGGCCGCAGCCTCACACGCACAACAGGTACTTGATGTGGAGCTCGCCCGGGAGACGCTCACGGTGGTGGGGTGGCGCGAGGTGCCGGTTGACCCAGAGGTACTGGGGCGGTTGGCGGTTGAGACAATGCCGAGAATTGTGCAGGTGATCATCAATGCGCCCTTTGCCTGGGGGGCTACGGACCTGGAACGGCGGCTCTACATGGTTCGCCGCCGGGTGGAGAAGCTACTGGCTGACGACCCGTCATTCTACGTGGTCAGCCTCTCCAACCTGGTTGTGGTTTACAAGGGGCTCTGCCGCCCGGTGGATTTGGCGAAATTCTTCCCGGATCTGGCTGATCTCCGGATGCAGTCATCCATCTGTTTGTTTCACCAGCGCTTTTCCACCAATACCCTGCCCCGATGGGAGTTGGCCCAGCCCTTTCGCTTCCTGGCCCATAATGGCGAGATCAATACCATAACCGGCAACCGGCAATGGGCCAGGGCCCGCAGCTACAAATTCCGTTCACCACTTTTGCCCGACCTGCAGGAGGCGGCCCCCTTTGTCAATGAGTATGGTTCAGACTCTTCGGCGCTGGACAATATGCTGGAACTGTTCCTGGCAGGTGGCATGGGCCTGTTTCGGGCCTTCAGGCTGCTGATCCCGCCTGCCTGGCAGAATCACCCCGATATGGATGAGGACCTGCGGGCGTTTTACGACTTCAACTCCATGCATATGGAGCCCTGGGACGGACCTGCAGGGATAGTCATGAGTGATGGCCGTTTTGCCGCCTGCGGGCTTGACCGCAATGGCCTCAGGCCGGCGCGATATGTGGTGACCAGGGATAAACTCATTACCCTGGCTTCGGAAGTGGGGATCTGGGACTATGACCCTGACGAGGTGGTTGAAAAGGGCAGAGTCGGGCCCGGGGAGCTCTTTGTCATCGATACCCACACAGGCCGGCGCTGGACCAGCTGGGATATCGACCGGGAGCTAAAATCACAGCACCCGTATAAGAAGTGGCTGACCGCCTGCTGCGCCAGACTTACGGCTGGTATCGAAGAACAGCTGGAAGACTTGGTGGAACCTGAAGAGTTGCTGGCTTTCCAGAAAATTTTTGGTTACAGCCGGGAAGAGATCGAGCAGGTTATCCGGGTGCTGGGGGAGACGGCTAAGGAGGCGATGGCCTCCATGGGGGATGACACCCCCATGGCGGTGCTCTCCAGCCGGGATAGAAGTCTCTATGACTACTTTCGCCAGAAATTTGCCCAGGTGACCAACCCGCCGATTGATCCGTTGCGCGAGAGCCATGTGATGTCCCTGACCACCTGCGTTGGCCGTGAGCAGAATGTGTTTAACGAGACCCGTGGGCATGCGCACCGGGTCCAGTTCGACTCACCGATTCTGACCGACATCAGTTATCGGCAGCTTCTGGGGCTGGAGGAGGAGTATTACCGCCATGAGGTGATCGACCTGAATTACAGCGAAGACACAAGCCTTGAGCTGGCATTGCACGAGTTGTGTGACCGGGTTCTGGCCAGTGCCAGAAATGGCATCGTGTTGATCGTGCTGTCCGACCGTGAATGCCGGGAAGGAACCCTGCCCATTCCGGCGGCGATGGCGGTGGGGGCTGTACAGCAGGCCCTGATTGAAAATCATCTGCGTTGTGACACCAATATAATTGTTGATACCGGCAGTGTACGGGATCCGCATCAATTTGCTGTTCTGTTGGGCTATGGGGCCACTGCGATCCATCCCTGGCTGGCCTTTGCCACCCTGAAGTCGCTATCGACAACGGGAGTCATCGCACTCGATCATTCCGAGGTAATCGATAATTATTTGAGGGGGATCAACACCGGACTGTTGAAGATTATCTCCAAGATGGGGATATCCACCATCGCCTCCTATCGCAGCTCCCAGCTTTTTGAGGCGGTCGGCCTCGGCGAAAGTGTGGTGGACTTCTGCTTTCGCGGAACTGCCAGCAGGATAGGAGGAGCCAATTTCATTGATTTTCATAAGGAACAGCTAGCCCGTTCCCGCTACGGCTGGCTGGCTCCACATCGGCCGCTGCCCCCTGGCGGGTTGGTGAAATACGTGTACGGGGGCGAGTACCATGCCTTCAATCCTGATGTGGTGCATACCCTGCAAAGGGCGGTGCGCTCGGGTGATTACGGAGAATATCGCAGCTATTGTAAGTTAGTCAATAGCCGGCCGATATCAAGCTTGCGCGATCTGTTGCAGGTGGAGGGGGGCGCCGGCGCCATTGCGCTTGATGAAGTCGAACCGGAGGAGAACTTTTTCCCGCGGTTTGATTCTGCCGCGATGTCCATCGGAGCCTTGAGCCGGGAAGCTCACGAGGCCCTGGCCATTGCTATGAACCGCCTCGGTGGATTTTCCAACAGCGGTGAAGGCGGTGAGGATCCAGGCCGGTTCGGAACAGAGCGGATGTCGCGAATCAAGCAGGTTGCATCCGGCAGGTTCGGCGTGACTCCGCATTATCTGGTAAACGCCGATGTTATTCAGATTAAGATGGCCCAGGGCGCAAAACCCGGTGAGGGCGGTCAGTTGCCGGGGCACAAGGTGACCGAACAGATTGCCGGGCTTCGGTATTCCATTCCCGGAGTAACCCTTATTTCACCACCACCTCATCATGATATCTACTCCATTGAGGATCTGGCCCAGCTTATCTTTGACCTCAAACAGGTCAACCCGGATGCCCTGGTCAGCGTCAAACTGGTGAGTGAGCCTGGGGTGGGCACCATCGCCACCGGGGTGGCCAAGGCCTATGCCGATCTCATCACCATTTCCGGCTATGACGGGGGCACGGGCGCAAGTCCGCTCACCTCGGTAAAATATGCCGGCAGCCCCTGGGAGATCGGTCTGGCCGAGACCCAGCAGGCACTGGTGGAAAATGGTTTGCGTCACAAGGTGCGGCTACAGGTGGACGGAGGTTTGAAGTCGGGACTGGATATCGTCAAGGCCGCTGTACTCGGGGCAGAGAGCTTCGGTTTTGGTACCGCACCGCTGATTGCCCTTGGCTGCAAGTACCTGCGTATCTGTCACCTCAATAACTGCGCGACCGGGGTGGCTACCCAAGACGAGACCCTGCGGCGGGAATATTTTTCAGGACTCCCCGAGATGGTGATGCATTATTTCCGCTTTCTGGTACGTGAGACCCGGGAGATCATGGCTGAGCTGGGGATCAGTCGGCTGGTGGACCTCATTGGCAGGACCGACCTGCTCCGGGAGTTGGATGGGCAAACACCGAAGCAGCGGCGGATAACGCTCGTCGACATTATCACCCCGCCAAGCGGCAGCAAAGGCGTGGCGCTTTATAACAGTGAACTCAACATCCCGGACGATCCGGGCAATCTCAACCTGCGGCTGGCCGAAGAGCATGAGGAGGCTGTGCTCGAGCAACGGGGGGGACGAGGCAGGTATCAGATCCGCAATACCGATCGATCGGTTGGGGCGAGGCTCTCAGGGCTGATCGCCATGCACCACGGCAATATAGGCATGGAACATGCGGCGCTGAAGCTCACATTTACCGGCACCGCCGGCCAGAGCTTTGGGGCGTGGAACGCTGGGGGGCTCAATATGGTGCTCAACGGGGACGCCAATGATTATGTCGGCAAGGGCATGGCAGGTGGCAAACTGGTCATCAGACCACCTGTCGGTGTAGCATATGCTTCCAATGAGGCGTCCATCATCGGCAACACCTGCCTCTACGGCGCCACCGGCGGCAGGCTCTATGCCGCCGGCCGTGCCGGTGAGCGGTTCGCGGTACGTAATTCCGGGGCAAGAGCGGTTGTTGAAGGTATCGGCGATAACGGTTGCGAGTACATGACCGGCGGGGTGGTGACCATCCTCGGCTCTACCGGGGTAAATTTCGGGGCAGGCATGACCGGAGGCTTCGCGTACGTGCTCGACCAGGACGGTAGGTTTTCCGGCCGCACCAATTTGGAGCTGGTCGAAGTGCTGGAGCTGACTGAACACGAGATCCTGCTTGAGCATTTACGCGGGATCATCAGCCACCACCAGCGTGAGACCGCTAGTCTCAAGGCTGAAGAGATTTTAAGCGATTTCGATAAATTCGCGCCACTTTTTCGGCTGGTAAAGCCAAAGACCAGTAACCTGGAGACCCTGCTGGGGCATCGGGGCACCTCGCCTGTGGAGATGCTGGCCAATACCCATTGA
- a CDS encoding NADH:flavin oxidoreductase, with translation MAVPSLFETTTLGPMTLKNRLWRSATWEKMADDTGHMTPELQAVYEDLARGGVGTIITGYAFIREEEQPNAGMMGIYDDSFIAEYKTFTDRIHELGANIVLQGCYGGSQTDFKPEGRLIWGPSAVEHPVFKVTPEPMSHEDIMALIDSYAQAARRAKAAGFDGFQIHGAHGYLLSQFLTPYFNRRTDEYGGPIENRARIIYEVLDAIRKEVGPEYPVLIKIHSTDEWGAQGLTPEESVLVAKELEARGITALELSGGHLSKDPSTLPIKPKIINENNQSYFREPAAMIAEAVEVPVILVGGNRSVAVLENILGSTPIKYFSFSRTLLSEPDLPNKWQQGSNDRPRCVSCNRCWGKDKNMCILDRKNEE, from the coding sequence ATGGCAGTACCATCTCTTTTTGAAACAACCACCCTCGGCCCCATGACACTCAAAAACCGGCTATGGCGCTCAGCCACATGGGAAAAAATGGCCGATGATACAGGACACATGACCCCTGAACTTCAGGCGGTCTATGAAGATCTCGCGAGAGGAGGTGTGGGAACAATCATCACCGGCTATGCGTTCATCCGTGAGGAGGAGCAGCCCAATGCGGGTATGATGGGCATCTACGATGATTCCTTCATTGCCGAATACAAAACCTTTACAGACAGGATACACGAACTTGGCGCTAATATCGTTCTGCAAGGCTGCTACGGCGGATCCCAGACCGACTTCAAACCCGAAGGCAGACTCATCTGGGGGCCATCAGCCGTAGAACATCCTGTATTCAAGGTCACTCCCGAGCCCATGAGCCACGAGGATATCATGGCATTGATAGATTCTTATGCCCAGGCAGCCCGCAGGGCCAAGGCCGCCGGATTCGACGGATTTCAAATCCATGGCGCACATGGGTATTTGCTCAGCCAATTCCTGACCCCGTATTTCAACAGACGCACCGACGAATATGGCGGCCCCATTGAAAACCGGGCGCGGATTATCTATGAAGTACTCGATGCCATCAGAAAAGAAGTGGGACCTGAATATCCGGTACTCATCAAGATCCACTCTACGGATGAATGGGGAGCTCAGGGGCTAACTCCTGAAGAAAGCGTTCTTGTTGCCAAGGAGCTGGAAGCCCGCGGCATCACCGCTCTCGAACTTTCAGGCGGTCATCTATCCAAAGATCCATCGACCCTGCCCATTAAACCCAAAATCATCAATGAGAACAATCAGTCCTATTTCCGTGAACCGGCAGCTATGATAGCGGAGGCAGTCGAGGTCCCAGTCATTCTGGTGGGCGGAAACCGCAGCGTTGCGGTTCTTGAAAACATCCTTGGATCAACACCGATCAAGTATTTCTCATTTTCAAGAACGTTGCTTTCTGAGCCGGATCTTCCCAATAAATGGCAGCAAGGGTCCAACGACCGTCCCCGGTGCGTATCCTGCAATCGATGCTGGGGAAAAGATAAAAATATGTGCATCCTGGACAGGAAGAACGAGGAGTAA
- a CDS encoding nitroreductase family protein — protein sequence MNVPEAILTRRSIRKYTDAPVTDEQINTILEAAMMAPSAGNQQPWQFIVVRNKEIQGKLKDINPYAAMSDKAPVGILVCGDLSLEKHAGFWVQDCSAAIQNILLTVHDLGLGAVWTGIHPLKDREEGFNQLFKLPEHVIPLGYIVIGQPDQHPTTVSRYKVDRVHQETW from the coding sequence ATGAACGTACCTGAAGCAATTTTGACAAGACGAAGCATCCGCAAATACACCGACGCGCCTGTGACGGACGAACAGATCAATACCATTCTGGAGGCCGCCATGATGGCCCCCAGCGCCGGCAATCAGCAGCCTTGGCAATTTATCGTTGTCAGGAACAAGGAAATTCAAGGCAAACTCAAAGATATCAATCCCTATGCGGCTATGTCAGATAAGGCTCCCGTGGGTATTCTCGTCTGCGGCGACCTGAGCCTTGAAAAACACGCTGGCTTCTGGGTTCAAGACTGCTCAGCCGCGATTCAGAACATTCTGCTGACTGTGCATGATCTTGGCCTGGGTGCAGTCTGGACCGGCATCCATCCTCTGAAAGATCGAGAAGAGGGATTCAACCAACTCTTCAAGCTTCCGGAGCATGTTATTCCTCTGGGATATATTGTTATCGGACAACCGGACCAACACCCCACGACTGTAAGTCGGTACAAAGTTGACCGTGTGCATCAGGAGACATGGTAA
- a CDS encoding putative quinol monooxygenase, whose product MNTVYVTATLKAKPGMEKSLEHELAAVVSRVRSEKGCLRYDLHKCTDHTSTFLFYEIWESKEALDIHASAPTLTALQEKIADMLVSGEVTTWSGIDTPM is encoded by the coding sequence ATGAATACCGTCTATGTTACCGCGACATTGAAAGCCAAACCTGGCATGGAAAAATCCCTGGAACATGAACTTGCCGCGGTTGTCTCCAGAGTGCGCAGTGAAAAAGGCTGTCTCCGCTACGACCTGCATAAGTGCACTGACCACACGTCCACCTTTTTGTTTTATGAAATATGGGAAAGCAAAGAGGCTCTTGATATTCATGCCAGCGCCCCCACACTGACTGCCCTACAGGAAAAAATCGCGGACATGCTGGTCTCAGGCGAAGTGACAACCTGGTCCGGAATTGACACACCAATGTAA